In Thermodesulfobacteriota bacterium, the following are encoded in one genomic region:
- a CDS encoding helix-turn-helix domain-containing protein yields the protein MNSHSGPEGGLLQKGGGYFQVPDLVFDLELTANEKLVLIYFMRRADREGRSFPSVERICRDCGFKSENTARKAVRNLVERGLIRMESVPGRSYNFFVSRELRRVIENAKAGYAKNGIASPAARNCRC from the coding sequence TTGAACAGTCATTCAGGGCCCGAAGGGGGCCTGCTTCAGAAGGGTGGGGGATATTTCCAGGTGCCCGACCTCGTATTCGACCTGGAGCTTACGGCGAACGAAAAGCTCGTCCTCATATATTTCATGCGCCGCGCCGACAGGGAGGGGCGGTCGTTCCCGTCCGTCGAGAGGATCTGCAGGGACTGCGGGTTTAAATCGGAGAACACTGCGCGCAAGGCGGTCAGGAATCTCGTAGAGCGCGGTCTCATACGGATGGAGTCCGTTCCGGGCCGCTCGTATAACTTTTTCGTTTCAAGAGAGCTTCGCCGTGTAATTGAGAACGCGAAAGCCGGATACGCAAAAAACGGGATTGCTTCGCCTGCGGCTCGCAATTGTAGATGTTAA